The nucleotide window atttgatcccttgctgattttgtaagtttgcccactgtcagtcatgaacagtctagaatttttaggctaggttacttttaccagtgagagatagattatataaaaaaaataaaaaaaaatcacattgtcaaaattatatatatttatttgcattgtgcacagagaaataagtatttgatccctttggcaaacaagacttaatacttgttggcaagcacagcagtcagacgtttttagtagttgatgatgaggtttgcacacatgttagatggaattttggcccactcctctttgcagatcatctgtaaatcattaagattgaggctgtcgcttggcaactcggatcttcagctccctccataagttttcgatgggattaaggtctggagactggctaggccactccatgaccttaatgtgcttctttttgagccactcctttgttgccttggctgtatgtttcgggtcattgtcgtgctggaagacccagccacgagccatttttaatgtcctggtggagggaaggaggttgtcactcaggatttgacggtacatggctccatccattctcccattgatgcggtgaagtagtcctgtgcccttagcagagaaacacccccaaaacataatgtttccacctccatgcttgacagtggggacggtgttctttgggtcataggcagcatttctcttcctccaaaaacggcgagttgagttaatgccaaagagctcaattttagtctcatctgaccacagcaccttctcccaatcactctcagaatcatccagatgttcatttgcaaacttcagacgggcctgtacatgtgccttcttgagcagggggaccttgcgggcactgcaggattttaatccattacggcgtaatgtgttaccaatggttttcttggtgactgtggtcccagctgccttgagatcattaacaagttccccccgtgtagttttcggctgagctctcaccttcctcaggatcaaggataccccacgaggtgagattttgcatggagccccagatcgatgtcgattgacagtcattttgtatgtcttccattttcttactattgcaccaacagttgtctccttctcacccagcgtcttacttatggttttgtagcccattccagccttgtgcaggtctatgatcttgtccctgacatccttagaaagctctttggtcttgcccatgttgtagaggttagagtcagactgattcattgagtctgtggacaggagtcttttatacaggtgaccatgtaagacagctgtctataatgcaggcaccaagttgatttggagcgtgtaactggtctggaggaggctgaactcttaatggttggtaggggatcaaatgcttatttctctgtgcacaatgcaaataaatatatataattttgacaatgtgattttcttattttttttttatataatctatctctcactggtaaaattaacctagcctaaaaattctagactgttcatgtctttgacagtgggcaaacttacaaaatcagcaagggatcaaatacttatttcctccgctgtatatatatatgtatatatatatatatatatatatatatatatatatatatatatatatatatatatatatacccattaCTCTTGAAGATGTTTGTTTTTGCTTGATCACCCAGGAGAGAAGACTGATCTGGCAGTGATTTATTTCCTtctctttattgaaataaacctgcATTCTCGGCCGAtccaagcgtgcatgtttatggggggcGGGCGGGCGAATAGCGGTACAAGAAACTATCGTTTAGCCAACAGCTATTAAATGTGTAGGGCCGGCTCTAGATTTGAAGAATTCACGGGAAAAAAATAAGTGGGGAGCCcagtgtttttttctttattccctgGTGGCTGGATAGTAATACTGACATTAGTGAGCGCTTCCATGTGGTCTGATGGTgttaataaaggggttttccaatgagAAAAAATGggtggcctgtcctcaggatattaatatctgatcggtgggggtccaactctcggcACAGCCTTTGATCAGCTGTTTCAAAGGGGCCGTGGCATCAATTTTTTTCTCACTGGAAAGCCCCTTAAAGTAATTATGGAAGATTAAAGTCAAGTTTCAAGGAATGAGAACGTTAATCTCGGTAATATATTTTGCAGAAATACGATTACGACAGCAGCACGGTCCGAAAGAAGTTCTTCCAAGAAGCGTTGCTACAAATCATCATCCCATTTCTATTGAAGAAGCTGGCACCAACCTGCAAATCCGTGAGTGTGGGGTGAAGGGGGGGAATAAGAGGATGAAGAAAGTGGAGCGACTGCTTCTGAATGTGGAAAGGAAGGAGTTGCCAGTAGTGATAAGTCACTGAGAGAATAAGAAAGGCTTGTAACACGTCCCATAACCCACAGCAGAGGGGACAGTAAAAAGAAAGCAGAAGTCTGTACTTATTCACCATTGCAAAAGTCACACTAAgcgcaatggggcagatttatctacAGGTTTCTGTGTTGAAGCCTCggtgacactttttttttccaatgtatTTGAAAAAGTTGTCCGGCTTTAGAATTGTTCTGAGTGCAAATCACGTATCAAATATTTCCATCGCTTTTCTAACTCTATAGAAATCAATGCCAAATTTATCAACACCGCGTGGGGTGAAGAGACCATATAGTGTACCAGTAATAATACATCTCCCCGATCAGTAGGAAGCCGTACAGGCTGAAATACCTTTTTCTTCACTGATTTAATAGGGACACAGAGCGGAAATAACTGACCAGTGCTGGTATAACAAAAACTCCTAGTGAAGTTCAGCTCCCAGGATGACTGCCCAGCACAGTGTCCATCCACCTACCTTCGGCGCTCGTCAGAACATTTTTTTGATGcgggcaaaaaaaaaccaaaacactggtaattcaaaatctgcctcaaaatgactGAAGGAATTCTATGTCGATTTTTCTGCCTGTCATATAActccgtgtgaactaggcctaaggctAGAAAACAAGCACCTGTCGCCACATGGGCTGCTCATTTACCAGAACTTCTCTGTCCTCTGCAGGAATTGCCCCGTTATCAGGAACTTATATTTGAGGAGCTGTCGCGGTTTGTGCTGGTGGAGAATATTTATGAAGAAGTGGTGCTACAGACTGTAATGAGAGATATCGTGCAAGGTAAGGAGGGAGCAGTTATTGTATCGGTGGGGGTGGCGTTGTGCGATCcgcttttatatgtttttatctTTCATTATTTGCAGCTGTTAAGGACGCTGCCACTCAGCGCAAACACAACTTGTACCGGGATAGTATGGTGATGCACAACAGTGACCCCAACCTTCATCTTCTCGGTGAGGGGCCTCCCATTAATTGGACTGATGAATATGCCAATAGTACTGAAAATGCAGGAGAGCGGCATGGGAGGCTTCGCCAAGTAGTCTCTATTATTCAAGATGATGAAGTACCGGAATACGTAGAATCCTGCCAGGAGGCGCCAACCAATGAAGGCATCCCTGAGGAACCTGGGTCTAGTGATGTGTACACAATCCGTAACATGCTGGTCAAAGAATTTGATGTTGAAGTTCCAGTAAAGGACATTGCAGAGACATCTGCCCAAGTAGAAGCTGAAGAAGAGGTAACACACGTGATCCAGTCCCACACACAGCAAGTGAAAGCTTCTGACCTTCAAGAGCCAGGAACAGAAGTGCACGTGTCACCCCATGAACATTATGAAGAGAAGATGGATCATAGTCCTACAGAGGAGATGCCGCCACAATACAATGAACCAGCGGTCCAGAGTGTAGAGAGCGCTCCAGAAAATGAGCCAACACCAGAATACCACAATGTAAAAGACATCCTAGACCATAACGAACGTCGAGCTGTTCATAGTGAAGAAGAGGAACGACCACAGGTGACAAGCGCCCATTTGGTCGAAGAAGAACCACCATTTATACAGGAAGAACAACCTGAAGTTCATGAGAACACGCCACATCAGCATGAGCTGGTAATCGAATGTGCAAGTCCAGAACCCACTGAGATTGAAGCAGACGACTGCACAGTACAAGGAATAACCCATCCCCAGATGCCACATGGAGAAACTCCGACCCTCATCACCCCTACAGAAGAAAGCCGAGCGCAGCCGCTACAGTCCCCAATGACACACATAGCACAGTCAACTCCGGATGATAGTGGATTCCAGTCCCCCATGAGTGAGGAAggtgaggaagaagaggaaggtgAAGGGTACAGAGAATTCCCTGTACCTACTCCAAGAAAGCGCGATGAGGTGATCACCCAATTCTAAGTACCGTACTATTAGACTGTGTTTGTAAAATGAACTTGTATGGTGGGCAGAGGCAGCGCCATGTTCTCCTTCCTTTTGGCACAAAACGACTTATTTAAATGCTTTTGGCTCTGTTACTCTCTGCTGTGCCAGGGCTGctatttttgagttttttttttttttccccctttcggAAAgtattcagtgttttttttaaatattcaccaGCACAAGTCACTGCACTTCACCACCATTACACTGCTGCATACTGACCTATCAAGCAAACAAATTCACCAAGGCAGTCACTAAATCTCACTTACACCCGTCCTGTCGGtaacttctgatttttcagctgaCGCAGATTCTAGTCTGAGCCTTGTACACACTTCCATTACTGCCACCTACTGTATACACGTTCTCGTCCTGTGACTGCACAGACTTGTATAAACACTAAGGACCGCTTCAATGTCTCCCCCTTGTGGAAGGGTCTGAGTATGCTACAGTGATTTTACACAGGTTGGAAAAGTCACATTCTTCACTTAGTTTTGGCCATAACAGGGTGGGAGAAAGAATAATTTTAGATCCAGACCATACGACTTGGTATCTTTGTGTATAGACTTACATGTTAGACATTCCAAAAAGCCCTTTAATAACACAATTTCTTACCTCCAGATTCTTCTACGCTTGAGGTATCTTCTTTAGTTCCCAATTCTTCAGGCTGGCCAATGATCCTGCTGTAATTAAAACCTTGTTGGCAAAACTGTCTTTAGACCTCACCCAGGTCCTAGCATGCCATAGATAAGCAGAACGGGATAAGTTATTAAACAAATGTCTGGTTGGGGGGATGTATTAGATTAACATTCTATGAAATGACAGGAGCAGGGCCCCTCTGCACAGACACACAACCCATCCTGTACTGAGAGATGCAGGGAGCGTTCTCACAGAATCATGGGGCAACCCAATGTTTTAAGCCGAGCAGTGCCTTTTTATCTCAATCCAGACCTGCGGATTTTcctctttaaatatattttattaaaacttttaaatgttttaaagAAAATTCAAAGCttctaattaataaataaataaaaactttattataAGAAATCCAAGAGCGTGTGTGGAACGTTTTCTGTGTCGTTTCATTGAGGGGGATTTTCCCCATTGCCTGAGATGCGCACACGCACCGGTCCAGTGTAACCGATCAGTAGACAAATATAAACCAAACAGAATGATGAAGATGGAAAATAATCTACACAGCGTCTAGAGGAAAACAGTAGAACAACGTATGGAGTGGTACCTGAGCCGTCTACGCTTGTCCGGATgtggatgcttttttttttttctctttgaaaACCCACCTCAGAATTTTGTGTGTGATCGTTGATATAATGTAGAGTAAAGTCTGCCTGCCTAAGGCTGCACGCAcactttgggtatgtgcacactgagCAGActagctgcggattttctgcaacatattTCATTGCggttactgtaatacgctgcagattcataaattgacctgcggtgcgttttttaatccAGCATGTCACTTTATGCTGCGGAACCGTTGcccttttgttgcgggttttccccattgaattcaatggaggtgGTAAAAGCAACAACAAATAGCAAATCAATAAATATATATCTTATTAATGTCCATAGATgcgcaaaataaaacaaaatctcaTTATGCATACATTACCCATGAGTCCAAATCCCACCATAGCTGTATAATAATGAAGTGCTAGCAGTGTAAAGGATGGCTACCTCACTGTTAAGATgttcgcaacgttcgtgtgaatcttagGTGAAAAAcgtccatttttcacgtccgaggtgcacccgggcTGTGGGTCGGGTTATCACATATtccccatagattagagtctaCGGTGAGATGTGTGTAGcgctaaaaaataggacatgtcctatgttctcGGACTtattacacgtttgtgtgaataaggtttTAGTTATCAACAATATACACACATGAGGAAGTCAAAGCTGTATAAAGCAAGCCGAGGTATACAGACCAGACAAACCAAGGTTGGGAGAGAAACCCCTACAATTCACCCGTCGCTGCTTCCAGGATGTGGGGATTTAAACCTTACAACTcgcaccccacccccccccccctagttcaATATGATAAATAGATTGGGTATGTGAGTTGTAAGGGTTAAATACCATCTTCCCCCACCCTTGGATTGTCTGGTCTGTATACCTCGGCTTGCTTTACACAGACTTCCCTATGTGTGTATATTGTTGATGCTATATCTGCACGTATATAAGTGAGGCAGCCGTCCTTTGCACTACTAGCACTTTACAATCCCACCATAGCTGTATAATGATACAGTAAAGGATCCTGGGTAATGTATACACAATGATATTTGTTTTACTAAACGTTgcttatatattaatatatttttattgattaTATTCCTGTGCATTGGTTATTTGTTTGTTGGTGTTATCATACATAGTTATACCAGCCCTGTTTATTCAACTTGGTGTAACAAATTAGAAAATGCTGCGatatttgtggcggaaaagctgtgattccacttaaaaaaaatcacaaataaaaaaaaaaaaaagtgtttttttttcaaagtataaatcatattttaaaaaaagtcttGTTCCCCTGGCTGTCCtctgtccagcccggcctcctgggatgatttttcatcccatgtcactgctgcggccaatcacaggaggccgggctgcgtggAAAACAGATGGACACTTTGTTTTGACGTCAGTGAAGgttagcaggtttttttttaattttatacacCGTTTTCCGCAGCTGGAAATCTGCACCTCCATttgatagtttgtttttttttggccagAAGGATTctccttcactttttttttttcttcctccaatGCAAACAGATCCCAGAAGATGTAAGCGTTTGGGGAAGATCTCCCTGGTTTTACCCTTCTGGTATGTGCCCCATTTTTGGGAATGGATTCCTATTGCGCTAGTGTCAAAGCAGCTTAATATAAAGATCTTGCTGAAAAGCTTTATAAAAACCGTAGCTATGGTGTGTAATGTCCACATTTATACGGTTTTACAACTCAAGTTCTAGGATATAACCAAATTCCTCTTTATAGGTGATCCCTATATGGAAGAATTCACCCTGCGTATATAAGGGAGCGCTGCATGCTAAAAACATATAGATAATCTGCTGAGCTAGCCGTACACTATAAAAGTGGAAGACTGGTGCCAGGTAAAGCGCTGAGCCACACATTAACTGGTTACTGTCCAGAAGTGACAGCGTATCTAGGAGTGTGTGAAGGAAACCGCATCTATAGGACATTGAGTAGTCTAACACCTCTGTCCAGTATGTGCCACTTCAGGGCCATAGACAGTATATGGAGAAATAGTTGTCCATAACAGCATTGGTCGCCACGTGTGGAAGACAGACCCCATTCAGCAAGGTGTAGTCCTCTGAAGGTCTCTATAAATTGTGAGGCTTAGGGTATGTAGCAAGAAGAGGGAACGCCACGTAGTATCCGAGAGCAGAGCCAAGAATGACGGCTAGAAAGATGGTGGCATTGTAGGACATGACACACAACATCAACACGTATCCAAGGAAAACCTGGGCTGTGTGCAGGAGGGCAAGAGAAGCGTGCAGGAGCCACCACCTGTGTGTAAAGAGAGCAGTGAGTCGGGCtggcatactatatatactgagctCTGGTTATAACAAAGAAGACAAATCCTGAGACATGGATCCAATCCCCTGGACACTTACTGAAAGGCAGAGGAAGAGAACCGAACATGAGGAGCAGAGTCCTCCCCAGGAAACACAGGATCAGGGGTGAGCGAGTTGTCAGAAGCCGCTGGGAAGTGCTCCTCGGTGTCTGAGATGAGTGGGGGACAAAGAGCAGAATCCGGTGTCACTGGCAGCGTCTGGAGGACCCTGGTGAGGAGGTTTGATTTCCACACCTTTGAAAGCTCATAAAGAACGGTGAGGAGCAGGACGACCATGAACGAGAGCACAAGACCTGGAGGGAGAAAACCCAATTTCACACCTGGAAAGTGCATGAATGTGGCTACCAACATGTAACCTGGTGCCAACTATAGCATTTTATAAACATGATAAAATAGGGCCTACAGGTGCGCATACACATCAGGTAAAAGTTGGCCGTCTATTTGATATGTATGGGGATGTCCTGACTTTCCATCAGCGCCAGATATTGGAAGAAACAAGGATCGGACATTGGCGTTTTATGCTTAGCTCCCAGTAAGCTCTCCATTGATTCGCCACCTGGATGCATGCTAGGCCGCCACATCCGGGTGGTGATTTAATCTTGTGGAGATGCCATAAATGGCTAAGATGGTAATACACCTTTAAAATATAGCTATTTATAACCatcctgaggccccatgcacacgacgtaGTTACAATCCGTAATtatgggcatggccggccgctgaCAGCCGTCCGTTTTTACGGGCCTTGCTCCcattacaaagtatgggagcacggcctgtaaaataaaaaaaatagaaacttgACGAAAAAAATGGaacgtgtccgtcggccatagaaatgaatggctaCGTAATTACGgctgattttacggtcgtgtgcatggggcccaaagCTATGCATACATTTAAAGTGAATAGACCGTCTTATATACCattatggttgttttttttaacggattaATTTCTTACTTAGGTTTATAGCATTCATGGCTCTGTTTTCCACGCTGGTTGCCTGCAGCTGCTGTAGAGGGAGCCAACTGCATACGGTCTTATTATTActgtaaattaaataaataacatgATGCAattagctccccctggtggtggctgcaggtaaccaGCGTGTTCTTTTTTACATTTGGAGCACTGTATTAGATCACAATTTTGGATCTAAAAATCAACATAAaaagtggagattcactttaaggtCCATAGTCCTAAGTTCAGTAGAGACACTGGGGGAATTTGGGTCTTACAGCCATAATAAAAACCCTAAAATTAAGCCTTATTCATTACACATCCATCTAAAAACTAGCCTTAGGGCGTGTTCCCACCGGTCGGTTATGCggtgtaaaaactgtgcagcgtatccgacctggcaaCCGTAGCACTTtttgtccgaaaaaccgcaccacactgcggaaagcagcacggtggaaaaaaaaaagaagccgttcaacttaccccctccctcttctctgcgtgtAGTCAGGCCTCccaagatgacgttgcaggccatgtgacgctgcagcctgtgattggctgcagcggtcacatgggatgcaatgttatcccaggaggctgaaTTGCAGGAAGAAGAAGGGTGTCCTGGGTAAGTAAGATTCTTTTCTTTGtcccctgagttgcgatttttgcggcagaatcgctgcgattacagcgcaaaagttgcaacactggttttctgttgcgggttttgcatcctcattgaatttaatggggaaaacccacaacacaaaTTTATTCATGTTTATGCTGTTTTTccccgcagtgtgggcatgagatgtgttgaatctcatccactttgctgctactttaaattCTGCGGAACTTCCGCTcaaaattccattgcggaaactctgcagcgtttacgctatgtgggaacccagccttaggccaaaTGGTCTATAGACCGAATTCGGTGTGACAGCGACGCAACGCAAcgcatagacaagagtggcgctgtttctgcaattaaaacacacctttttttcccccaccgtttgatgcttttttttatttttaatatagccATAACAAAAAGTGCCTACAAgtttttcctttatacttttcctccCTTTATGATCCACTCCTGGTGCCCTGTGTGAACTTGGCCCAAACCAAACAGTGAATTTCCAGAATAATACAATTTCATATCAAAAGTGGAAATTCACAGTAAAAAACGGAAGTGATTCATGAAATCATGAGACTGCAGCCCTGACTCAACGCTCAGATGTGTTAAATGGATTTGCAGAAGTTTTAACTGTTTAATGAGACGTGTTCTGTATTTCCATTATTACTGCTAACCCAATAATGTGTAATGATCAGTCATGTAAAGGTTCATCCAGAACACAACGGTCTGGGATACTTCATTGTTCAAACCTGGATAAAGGCAGCAGCAAACGCAGGATTGCCAGGAAATTGTCTGATGGTCTGACATTTCAAGGGGGCAGGGAGACTTGGTGCACCAACTGCAAAGCCCCCGGGGGTACAGCACATTGTGTCCCTCATAGTCAAATACTATACCAAGATGGCAGTGACCCAACTACCGTGTGTGGCCACAGCTGAAAAACTCCTCTTAGGCCTCAGGCACACGAACGTGttcttgcggccgcaattcacccgcaaatctgtgggGGAATTGCGgtccaattaatttctatgggcccatgcacacgaccgtggtttccgcagtccgtgcattgcccgggaacCTGGAAGGCAaaatgataggacatgtcttatttcaatgagcctggacataAGTGCAcacagcccgtgatttgcgggcggccctttgagtgacactccgcagccgtctgagccgcaaatcacgggctgtgcacacCACTACATTCGTGAGCCCTTAGACTTTTACCCAgtttttttcagccgtatttcgACTTCTATAGAGAAGCATATGGGAAAACGTCTAAAATAAcgacatacccagagcatgctgcgttgtGAAATTTTCACTATTGGTTCTTTTTcaagagtggaaaaaaaaatcgtttgtagtgtgttttatattttacttctGAATTTCAACAAACATCTGatgagtttttttgcaaaaaaaaccttcaggaaaaacgcagtaaaaacatTGAGGTTTCCGCCCCTTTAGGCTGGGTATGTTTTATTGTTGCGGTCAAAAAAATTGTAGCAGAACGGTGCAGTTTTGCGGCAAAAAAACGATTTTGACTGAATCGTATGAACCCAGCATCAGtgtccccttaaaggggttatccgggttaatAAAATGaatggcccatccttaggataggccatcagtattagAGCAGCGGGTGTCTGACTGTCAACCCCCACTGCCAATCCGCTG belongs to Rhinoderma darwinii isolate aRhiDar2 chromosome 8, aRhiDar2.hap1, whole genome shotgun sequence and includes:
- the SLC31A2 gene encoding protein SLC31A2; the encoded protein is MQMHFIFSDNVTLLFDFWTVQTLAGLVLSFMVVLLLTVLYELSKVWKSNLLTRVLQTLPVTPDSALCPPLISDTEEHFPAASDNSLTPDPVFPGEDSAPHVRFSSSAFQWWLLHASLALLHTAQVFLGYVLMLCVMSYNATIFLAVILGSALGYYVAFPLLATYPKPHNL